A DNA window from Theobroma cacao cultivar B97-61/B2 chromosome 5, Criollo_cocoa_genome_V2, whole genome shotgun sequence contains the following coding sequences:
- the LOC18598192 gene encoding 60S acidic ribosomal protein P2-4, with the protein MKVIAAYLLAVLGGNTCPSADDLKDILGCVGAEVEDDRIQLLLSEVKGKDITELIAAGREKLASVPSGGGVAVSAAAPGAGAAAAPAAAETKKEEKVEEKEESDDDMGFSLFD; encoded by the exons ATGAAGGTAATTGCTGCATATTTGTTGGCTGTATTGGGAGGCAACACCTGCCCTTCAGCTGATGATCTGAAGGACATTCTTGGCTGTG TTGGGGCCGAAGTTGAAGATGATAGGATTCAGCTTCTTTTATCTGAGGTCAAGGGCAAAGATATAACAGAGCTTATTGCAGCTGGGAGGGAAAAGCTTGCCTCTGTTCCTTCTGGTGGTGGTGTTGCTGTTTCAGCTGCTGCACCTGGAGCTGGTGCCGCTGCCGCACCTGCTGCAGCTGAGACTAAGAAGGAAGAGAAAGTTGAGGAGAAAGAGGAATCTGATGAT GATATGGGCTTCAGTCTCTTCGACTAA
- the LOC18598193 gene encoding IQ domain-containing protein IQM3 has protein sequence MEVIETKTAVSNFDLQSKSPFYNISSPGLQNSGFRVGSEPLDFFSMDSPKEASESDTPSGNNGGGLEMPMESLIDGRDFSGSNLASSGASSHSNAAVKVQKVYRSYRTRRRLADSAVVAEELWWLVLDYARLNHSTISFFNYLKPETAVSRWNRVGLNASKVGKGLSKDAKAQKLAFQHWIEAIDPRHRYGHNLHIYYDEWSKDDAGQPFFYWLDIGDGKEIDLKECPRSKLRQQCIKYLGPQERENYEFIVVEGKIIHKQTRNVLDTSKGLKEGKWIFVMSTSKKLYAGAKKKGMFHHSSFLAGGATLAAGRLVAEHGFLKSISAYSGHYRPTEDSLKSFLSFLKENGVNLSEVEICRVADDSDAYDDGKPSSGGTTVLVSTISVPTERGIDNEEKNLLSESSETNQTETTNNYKRTLSGGLQSPKAEVPEKAILQRINSKKAAKSYQLGHQLSLKWSTGAGPRIGCVADYPVELRQQALEFVNLSPRTPHTRSPILSPRMPRTPTTPSAYRRPGGLAPTTAQPISYDHNADGTSAT, from the exons atggaAGTAATTGAAACTAAAACAGCTGTTTCAAATTTCGATCTCCAGTCAAAGTCTCCGTTCTATAACATTTCCTCCCCCGGCCTTCAGAACAGCGGCTTTCGTGTTGGATCCGAACCGTTGGATTTTTTCTCTATGGATAGTCCGAAAGAAGCAAGCGAATCAGATACCCCGTCGGGGAATAATGGTGGTGGCTTGGAAATGCCGATGGAGTCGTTGATCGACGGTCGAGATTTTTCGGGTTCGAATCTCGCGTCTAGTGGCGCTTCTTCTCATTCGAACGCGGCAGTTAAGGTTCAGAAGGTGTACAGGAGTTATCGGACACGGCGTAGGTTAGCAGATTCCGCTGTTGTCGCAGAAGAACTCTG gtgGCTGGTTTTAGATTATGCAAGGCTTAATCACAGCACAATTTcgttttttaattatttgaaaccAGAAACTGCTGTTTCAAGGTGGAATCGTGTTGGCTTAAATGCTTCTAAG GTCGGGAAGGGATTGTCCAAAGACGCCAAAGCACAAAAATTGGCTTTTCAACATTGGATTGAAGCT ATTGATCCACGTCATCGCTATGGGCATAACTTGCATATTTACTATGATGAGTGGTCTAAAGACGATGCTGGTCAACCATTTTTCTACTG GTTGGATATAGGGGATGGCAAAGAGATTGATCTCAAAGAATGCCCGAGATCAAAGCTTCGACAACAATGTATTAAGTACCTTGGACCT CAAGAGAGGGAGAATTATGAGTTCATTGTTGTTGAAGGGAAGATTATCCACAAACAAACTAGAAATGTCCTTGATACATCCAAAGGATTGAAAGAGGGGAAATGGATATTTGTTATGAGCACCTCCAAGAAACTGTATGCTGGAGCG aagaagaaaggaatgtTTCATCATTCTAGCTTTTTGGCTGGAGGAGCGACATTAGCAGCTGGTAGGCTGGTGGCAGAGCATGGATTTCTGAAG TCCATCTCTGCATACAGTGGACATTACCGGCCAACAGAAGATAGTCTTAAGAGTTTTCTCTCCTTTCTGAAGGAGAATGGAGTGAACCTTAGTGAAGTTGAG ATATGCCGGGTAGCTGATGATTCTGACGCCTATGATGATGGCAAACCCAGCAGTGGTGGGACTACAGTTCTAGTTTCAACAATCTCAGTGCCTACTGAACGTGGAATTGACAATGAAGAGAAGAATTTGTTGTCTGAATCATCTGAAACAAATCAAACAGAGACCACAAATAATTACAAAAGGACTTTATCTGGTGGCCTTCAGAGCCCAAAAGCTGAGGTGCCTGAAAAAGCTATATTGCAAAGGATCAACTCCAAGAAGGCCGCGAAATCATACCAATTAGGACATCAACTGTCACTCAAATGGTCAACTGGGGCTGGGCCTAGGATTGGGTGTGTTGCCGACTACCCTGTAGAACTGAGACAACAAGCATTAGAGTTTGTCAACCTGTCCCCGAGAACTCCTCACACCCGTTCCCCAATCCTGTCTCCAAGAATGCCGCGTACCCCTACTACACCTTCAGCATACAGGCGTCCTGGTGGTCTTGCACCAACTACAGCTCAGCCAATATCGTATGACCATAATGCTGATGGCACTTCTGCCACCTGA
- the LOC18598194 gene encoding histidine-containing phosphotransfer protein 1 isoform X2 gives MIQMALAALKTQLKNFVQSMFDEGVLDSQFSQIQALQDSSNPNFVDEVITLFCTDAERIITELNKYLGYQSVDFSKLDTYVHQLKGSSSSIGAHRLKLACVNLRQASDDRSKEGCVRALNSITREYCLLRSKFQTLIQLERSIIALETNRQ, from the exons atgattcaaATGGCTTTAGCCGCACTCAAAACACAGCTCAAGAATTTTGTTCAATCTATGTTTGATGAG GGAGTGCTGGACAGCCAGTTCAGTCAAATTCAAGCTTTGCAGGATTCAAGTAATCCAAACTTTGTCGACGAAGTGATTACTTTGTTTTGCACTGATGCAGAAAGGATCATAACAGAATTGAACAAATATCT GGGTTATCAAAGTGTTGATTTTAGCAAGTTGGATACTTATGTTCATCAACTTAAAGGAAGTAGCTCAAG CATTGGTGCACATCGCTTGAAACTTGCTTGTGTTAACCTTCGTCAAGCTTCTGATGACCGGAGCAAGGAAGG GTGCGTGCGAGCTTTAAATTCAATCACCCGCGAATACTGCCTTTTGCGCAGTAAATTTCAAACCCTGATTCAG CTAGAGAGGAGTATCATTGCCCTTGAGACCAACCGGCAATGA
- the LOC18598194 gene encoding histidine-containing phosphotransfer protein 1 isoform X1, producing MIQMALAALKTQLKNFVQSMFDEGVLDSQFSQIQALQDSSNPNFVDEVITLFCTDAERIITELNKYLGYQSVDFSKLDTYVHQLKGSSSSIGAHRLKLACVNLRQASDDRSKEGCVRALNSITREYCLLRSKFQTLIQVTHDLIVFVIRMIGLKLSDIMVKTL from the exons atgattcaaATGGCTTTAGCCGCACTCAAAACACAGCTCAAGAATTTTGTTCAATCTATGTTTGATGAG GGAGTGCTGGACAGCCAGTTCAGTCAAATTCAAGCTTTGCAGGATTCAAGTAATCCAAACTTTGTCGACGAAGTGATTACTTTGTTTTGCACTGATGCAGAAAGGATCATAACAGAATTGAACAAATATCT GGGTTATCAAAGTGTTGATTTTAGCAAGTTGGATACTTATGTTCATCAACTTAAAGGAAGTAGCTCAAG CATTGGTGCACATCGCTTGAAACTTGCTTGTGTTAACCTTCGTCAAGCTTCTGATGACCGGAGCAAGGAAGG GTGCGTGCGAGCTTTAAATTCAATCACCCGCGAATACTGCCTTTTGCGCAGTAAATTTCAAACCCTGATTCAGGTAACGCATGATCTTATAGTGTTTGTTATTAGAATGATTGGCTTGAAACTCTCTGATATCATGGTTAAAACTCTGTAA